Proteins encoded in a region of the Triticum dicoccoides isolate Atlit2015 ecotype Zavitan chromosome 3A, WEW_v2.0, whole genome shotgun sequence genome:
- the LOC119268416 gene encoding uncharacterized protein LOC119268416, protein MGDLKEIKYRRRIGLQERAQCSDQRAVDWGVLKQDPVELLRKLDELRDQITRSCQVAEQPREHRRAGRRPPSLLPDLPEPVPLPGYHRPRYGARYGHGLPLSPCEPQHSDHGERYARQSSGRYRQYPGRQWENGGIGHGNYHQYACASPHYLHGQRPAPQEEHIPMARYFAGQHECYRFERSPSISSDYDQRSVASSLYSHRSVSKKRAEYFRKKAEHLCRPMHGAAPFVVCSSCYNLLQVPMEKCMGWKQNRLQCGSCSEIISVKRMKGKTIPYTSSPPFSLSKTEQSSHDRMRRDFEHQHHDDVTSAFYNLNEHSSMQINIDFGDDNSVSSTISHERTDKECGSNRSIQSKADGISLSPGRSGDIESPKDILCERDADCQEEHSIDGPVSPCSPILEDKLVDPLCSQEKHNSSEDLGMDNESDLNCKGEYIVNDDESVSMGSEQKVNEAEFVEESMCRKHDQKNKEDHCSSLEDVSKMHGQNSTKSDPDSLENGNEKHGWTSKTDVTISPESEGTRKKYDHNSKEDETSGLKVENTSNEFDKNNTADSNSAVEHANTAIEFEGTSTSERYEENLMEQDNGKLHEPCAEDANALTESGSSVNGRTNSGFSRGSSEAGLDEDQSSTGKSGDSSFFAGFLKKGFKDLSLFNQSMDSVKISINGHPISERALKKAEKKAGPVEPGSYWYDCRAGFWGIMGRECIGIIPPYIREFNYPMPRNCAGGDTDVIVNGRELHQRDLDLLVGRGLPRISGKSYSIEISGNITDDAGNKLRSLGKLAPTIEKLKRGFGMHVPEGFR, encoded by the exons ATGGGCGATCTGAAGGAGATTAAGTACAGGCGGAGGATTGGGCTCCAGGAGCGCGCGCAATGCAGCGACCAGAGGGCCGTCGACTGGGGCGTGCTCAAGCAGGACCCCGTGGAGCTTCTGCGCAAGCTGGACGAGCTGAGGGACCAAATCACGCGGTCCTGCCAGGTCGCCGAGCAGCCACGGGAGCACCGTCGGGCGGGCCGCCGACCGCCCTCCTTGCTCCCTGACCTTCCCGAGCCGGTACCTCTACCCGGGTATCACCGCCCACGCTATGGTGCCCGGTATGGGCATGGCTTGCCGTTGAGCCCATGTGAGCCGCAGCACTCTGATCATGGGGAGAGGTACGCGAGGCAGTCAAGTGGGCGGTATCGCCAGTACCCAGGGAGGCAGTGGGAGAACGGTGGGATTGGACATGGGAATTACCATCAGTATGCGTGTGCTAGCCCGCATTATCTGCATGGACAGAGGCCTGCGCCACAAGAAGAGCACATACCAATGGCCAGATACTTCGCTGGGCAGCACGAATGCTACCGGTTTGAAAGGTCACCATCTATTTCATCAGATTATGACCAAAGGTCTGTGGCATCATCGCTTTACTCGCATCGCTCGGTGTCAAAGAAAAGGGCTGAGTATTTTAGGAAGAAGGCAGAACATCTCTGCCGGCCAATGCATGGCGCTGCGCCATTTGTTGTTTGCAGTTCTTGTTATAATCTCTTGCAGGTGCCAATGGAAAAATGCATGGGGTGGAAACAAAACAGGCTACAGTGTGGGTCTTGCTCTGAGATAATCAGTGTGAAGCGCATGAAAGGAAAGACTATTCCCTACACATCCTCACCGCCCTTCAGCTTGTCCAAAACTGAGCAAAGCTCACATGATCGAATGAGGCGAGATTTTGAGCATCAGCATcatgatgatgtcacttctgcgtTTTATAATTTGAATGAGCACAGCAGCATGCAAATCAACATAGATTTTGGTGATGATAATTCAGTTTCTTCCACCATTAGTCATGAAAGGACTGACAAAGAATGTGGCTCAAACAGGAGCATTCAGTCGAAAGCCGATGGTATCTCTCTGTCTCCAGGCAGGTCTGGAGATATTGAAAGCCCAAAGGATATATTATGTGAAAGAGATGCAGATTGTCAGGAGGAACATTCCATAGATGGTCCAGTCAGCCCGTGTTCCCCAATTTTAGAGGACAAACTTGTTGATCCACTGTGCAGCCAAGAAAAACACAATAGTTCAGAGGACTTAGGTATGGATAATGAATCTGACCTAAATTGCAAAGGAGAATACATTGTTAATGATGATGAGAGTGTCAGCATGGGAAGTGAACAAAAGGTCAATGAAGCTGAATTTGTAGAGGAAAGCATGTGCAGAAAGCATGAtcaaaagaacaaggaagatcactgTTCTAGCCTTGAAGATGTTAGCAAAATGCATGGGCAGAATAGTACAAAATCTGACCCTGATAGTCTTGAGAATGGAAATGAAAAGCATGGGTGGACAAGCAAAACCGATGTCACAATCAGTCCTGAAAGTGAAGGTACACGCAAGAAATATGACCACAACAGCAAAGAAGATGAAACAAGCGGTCTGAAAGTTGAGAACACAAGTAATGAGTTTGACAAAAACAACACAGCAGACAGCAACAGTGCCGTCGAACATGCCAACACTGCCATTGAATTTGAAGGTACAAGCACAAGTGAGAGATATGAAGAAAACCTAATGGAACAAGATAATGGAAAATTGCATGAGCCATGTGCTGAGGATGCCAATGCCCTAACGGAGAGTGGGTCATCAGTTAATGGGCGCACAAATTCTGGTTTTTCTCGTGGTTCTTCTGAGGCTGGTTTAGATGAAGATCAATCCTCAACTGGTAAGAGTGGGGATTCATCATTTTTTGCTGGTTTCTTGAAGAAGGGGTTCAAGGACCTTTCTTTATTTAACCAGTCCATGGATAGTGTTAAAATTTCAATCAATGGCCATCCAATCTCGGAAAGAGCTCTTAAGAAGGCAGAAAAGAAAGCTGGTCCTGTTGAACCTGGCTCATACTG GTATGACTGCCGTGCTGGATTTTGGGGCATCATGGGTAGAGAATGTATTGGCATTATTCCT CCATATATAAGAGAATTCAATTATCCAATGCCCAGAAATTGTGCTGGTGGAGACACTGATGTCATTGTCAATGGCAGAGAACTTCATCAGAGAGATTTAGATTTGCTTGTAGGAAGAGGACTTCCACGTATCTCTGGCAAATCATATTCCATTGAGATTTCTGGAAATATTACCGATGATGCTGGAAATAAGCTACGCAGTCTTGGCAAACTTGCTCCCAC AATTGAGAAGCTGAAGCGTGGTTTTGGTATGCACGTCCCTGAAGGGTTTAGGTAG